One window of the Leptotrichia massiliensis genome contains the following:
- the lepA gene encoding translation elongation factor 4: protein MLDQKNKRNFSIIAHIDHGKSTIADRLLEQTGTVTQREMVDQLLDSMDLEREKGITIKAQAVTLKYKARNGETYELNLIDTPGHVDFIYEVSRSLAACDGALLVVDAAQGIEAQTLANVYLALENDLEILPVINKIDLPSADPDKVKLEIEEVIGLPADDAVLVSGKTGFGIEDLLESIIEHIPAPKGEINNPLKALIFDSHYDDFRGVITYIRIIEGKIAKGDRIKIMSTEKEFDVLEVGIFSPKMKEVDELTVGSVGYIITGIKSIKDTQVGDTITHVKNPTDTALEGYRPALSMVFAGIYPVSTDDYEDLREALEKLQLNDASLSYAPETSLALGFGFRCGFLGLLHMEIVVERLRREFNIDLISTAPSVKYNVTPEQGEMIVIDNPAEFPEGKKYIEEPYVKGTIIVPKDYVGNVMELCQEKRGTFLNMNYLDETRTMISYDLPLAEIVIDFYDKLKSRTKGYASFEYEMIGYKESDLVKVDILVSGNPVDAFSFIAHKDNAYYRGRAIVEKLKDVIPRQQFEIPLQAALGTKIIARETIKALRKNVLAKCYGGDITRKKKLLEKQKEGKKRMKAIGNVEIPQEAFLSVLKLND, encoded by the coding sequence ATGTTGGATCAAAAAAATAAAAGAAATTTTTCGATAATTGCACATATTGATCACGGAAAATCTACTATTGCGGACAGGCTTTTGGAGCAGACAGGAACTGTAACGCAAAGGGAAATGGTGGATCAGCTGCTGGATAGCATGGATTTAGAAAGGGAAAAAGGGATAACGATTAAGGCACAGGCAGTTACGTTGAAGTATAAGGCTCGAAACGGGGAGACTTATGAGTTAAATTTAATTGATACGCCAGGTCACGTTGACTTTATTTACGAAGTATCAAGATCGCTTGCAGCTTGTGACGGGGCCTTGCTTGTAGTTGACGCTGCACAGGGAATTGAAGCACAGACATTGGCAAATGTGTATTTGGCTTTGGAAAACGATTTGGAAATATTGCCTGTAATAAATAAAATTGACTTGCCTTCAGCAGATCCTGATAAGGTTAAGCTGGAAATAGAGGAAGTTATTGGGCTTCCAGCAGATGATGCTGTTCTTGTTTCTGGAAAAACTGGATTTGGAATTGAAGATTTGCTGGAATCAATTATTGAGCATATTCCTGCACCTAAAGGAGAAATTAACAATCCTTTGAAGGCGTTAATTTTTGACTCGCATTATGATGATTTTAGAGGAGTTATAACATATATTAGAATAATTGAAGGGAAAATTGCAAAAGGGGACAGAATTAAGATTATGTCTACCGAAAAGGAATTTGACGTATTGGAAGTTGGGATTTTTTCGCCTAAAATGAAGGAAGTTGATGAATTGACAGTTGGCTCAGTTGGATATATTATTACGGGAATAAAATCCATCAAGGATACACAAGTTGGGGATACAATTACGCATGTGAAAAATCCGACAGATACAGCTCTTGAAGGATACCGTCCTGCATTAAGCATGGTTTTTGCGGGAATTTATCCAGTTTCAACAGATGATTATGAAGATTTAAGGGAAGCATTGGAAAAATTACAGTTGAATGATGCTTCGTTATCTTATGCCCCAGAGACTTCGCTTGCATTGGGATTTGGATTTAGATGTGGATTCTTAGGACTTTTGCACATGGAAATAGTTGTAGAAAGATTGCGTCGTGAATTTAACATTGACTTGATTTCAACAGCACCATCGGTTAAATATAATGTAACACCTGAACAAGGGGAAATGATTGTAATTGACAACCCTGCGGAATTTCCAGAAGGGAAAAAGTATATCGAAGAGCCTTATGTAAAAGGTACAATTATTGTTCCAAAGGATTATGTTGGAAACGTAATGGAGCTTTGTCAGGAAAAAAGAGGAACTTTCCTTAACATGAATTACCTTGATGAAACTCGTACAATGATAAGTTATGATTTGCCACTTGCAGAAATAGTAATTGATTTTTATGATAAATTGAAATCACGTACAAAAGGGTATGCTTCATTTGAATATGAAATGATTGGATACAAGGAATCAGACTTGGTAAAAGTGGATATTTTGGTAAGTGGAAATCCAGTAGATGCCTTTTCATTCATTGCTCATAAAGATAATGCCTATTACAGAGGGCGTGCAATCGTTGAAAAATTAAAAGATGTAATTCCAAGACAGCAGTTTGAAATACCATTACAGGCTGCATTGGGTACAAAAATAATTGCAAGGGAAACAATTAAGGCACTTAGAAAGAACGTGCTTGCAAAATGTTATGGTGGAGATATTACACGTAAGAAAAAATTATTAGAAAAACAAAAAGAAGGTAAAAAACGTATGAAGGCAATCGGAAATGTAGAAATACCGCAAGAGGCGTTTTTATCAGTATTAAAATTAAATGATTAA
- a CDS encoding 3'-5' exonuclease has protein sequence MNKEKKLNKNIIFFDVETNGFQGSSVLSMSAIKVNYNSENSGEERNKWKKVSEFNRFYFRNEGEELNEGAVSVNGLTDDVILSERKNIIQNTGIEYPLTFKEDMDNFFLFCQDTSHFVAHNIKFDRSFVDFPLQNQFDTMLTNIDIVKVNGSSYGNYKWPKLMECANYYNIPFEESQLHGSYYDVLIMFRIFFKMMKHKTGNKRILEFLEKE, from the coding sequence GTGAACAAAGAAAAAAAACTAAATAAGAATATAATATTTTTTGATGTGGAAACAAATGGATTTCAGGGAAGTTCAGTTTTGTCAATGTCTGCAATAAAAGTGAATTATAATTCTGAAAACTCTGGAGAAGAGAGAAATAAATGGAAAAAAGTGTCTGAATTTAACAGATTTTATTTCAGAAATGAAGGTGAAGAGTTAAACGAAGGTGCAGTAAGCGTAAATGGCTTGACAGACGATGTAATTTTAAGTGAAAGAAAAAATATTATTCAAAATACAGGAATTGAATATCCTTTGACTTTTAAGGAAGATATGGATAATTTCTTTTTATTCTGCCAGGATACAAGCCATTTTGTCGCCCATAACATAAAATTTGACAGAAGTTTCGTAGATTTTCCTCTGCAAAATCAATTTGATACAATGCTAACAAATATAGACATCGTTAAAGTAAATGGTTCTTCCTACGGAAATTACAAATGGCCAAAACTTATGGAATGTGCCAATTATTATAATATCCCGTTTGAAGAAAGCCAGCTGCACGGCAGTTATTACGATGTTCTTATAATGTTTAGAATTTTCTTTAAGATGATGAAGCATAAGACTGGAAATAAGCGGATCTTAGAATTTCTAGAAAAAGAATAA